A window from Citrus sinensis cultivar Valencia sweet orange chromosome 5, DVS_A1.0, whole genome shotgun sequence encodes these proteins:
- the LOC127902305 gene encoding uncharacterized protein LOC127902305 translates to MREIHEGICGNHYGAKSLAQKALRQGYYWPTMRDDAKNMVRSCDKCQRFVRVPHLPPEKLIVISSPWPFAIWGVDLTGLLPTGRGKQNMQSLRGQVEAVNKIIKGVLKKKLEERNGAWVDMLSGVLWAYRTTQNTSTSETPFSLAFGVDAIIPAEIGVPSHKVEYFDEVKNTSLIWWLRKGLE, encoded by the exons ATGAGGGAGATACATGAAGGAATTTGTGGCAATCACTATGGAGCAAAATCACTGGCGCAAAAAGCTCTTCGTCAGGGGTACTACTGGCCTACCATGCGGGACGATGCCAAGAATATGGTACGAAGCTGTGACAAATGTCAAAGGTTTGTCAGGGTACCCCACCTACCCCCAGAGAAGCTAATAGTTATATCTTCCCCTTGGCCCTTCGCTATATGGGGAGTGGACCTTACTGGCCTGTTACCTACGGGAAGGGGCAAGCAAAACATGCAATCGTTGCG TGGGCAAGTTGAAGCCGTTAATAAGATTATCAAAGGTGTCCTGAAGAAGAAGCtagaagaaagaaatggaGCATGGGTAGACATGCTATCTGGGGTTCTGTGGGCCTACCGAACTACTCAAAACACCTCCACCTCGGAGACCCCGTTTTCCCTCGCATTCGGTGTTGACGCAATAATTCCAGCGGAAATCGGGGTACCCTCTCACAAGGTTGAATACTTTGATGAGGTCAAGAACACCTCCTTGATTTGGTGGCTAAGAAAAGGACTAGAGTAG